A portion of the Thalassotalea sp. LPB0316 genome contains these proteins:
- the fadI gene encoding acetyl-CoA C-acyltransferase FadI, whose amino-acid sequence MTKNTLTTRNGERIAIVAGLRTPFAKQATAYHGVPAVDLGKIVVNELIKKHDLDPKIVDQLVFGQVVQMPEAPNIAREIVLGTGMSVHTDAYSVSRACATSFQSTVNVAESIMAGTVDVGIAGGADSSSVAPIGVSKKLAKTLLDLSKAKTFGQKFGLIKQLGLKDLLPVPPAVAEYSTGLSMGQTAEQMAKTHNISRADQDELAHRSHTLATENWAKGNLDGEVMTAHPEPYKLFIDKDNCIRENSVLEGYAKLRPVFDRKHGSVTAANSTPLTDGAAAILLMREGRAKELGYQPLGYIKSFGFAAIDVWEDMLMGPSYATPLALKRAGMELKDLDLIEMHEAFAAQALANMKMFGSKKFANEKLGQDHAIGDIDMSKFNVMGGSLAYGHPFAATGARLITQTLNELNRRGGGVGLTTACAAGGLGAAMIVETA is encoded by the coding sequence ATGACAAAAAATACATTAACAACTCGCAATGGTGAGCGTATCGCAATTGTTGCCGGTTTGCGTACACCTTTTGCTAAACAGGCAACGGCTTATCACGGCGTACCTGCTGTAGACTTAGGTAAGATCGTCGTTAACGAATTAATTAAAAAACACGACTTAGACCCTAAAATTGTTGATCAATTAGTGTTTGGTCAGGTTGTGCAAATGCCAGAAGCACCAAACATTGCGCGTGAAATAGTCTTAGGTACGGGAATGAGTGTCCACACTGATGCCTATAGTGTTTCTCGTGCCTGTGCTACAAGCTTTCAGTCAACCGTTAACGTTGCAGAGTCTATTATGGCGGGTACGGTTGATGTGGGTATTGCTGGTGGTGCTGATTCATCATCGGTTGCGCCAATTGGTGTCTCTAAAAAGCTTGCTAAAACATTACTTGATTTATCGAAAGCGAAAACGTTTGGTCAAAAGTTTGGCCTAATCAAGCAGTTAGGCTTGAAAGATTTGTTACCTGTACCGCCGGCGGTTGCAGAGTACTCAACAGGATTATCAATGGGCCAAACAGCTGAGCAAATGGCGAAAACCCATAATATTTCTCGCGCTGATCAAGATGAATTAGCCCATCGCTCTCATACTTTAGCGACAGAAAACTGGGCTAAAGGTAATTTAGACGGTGAAGTGATGACCGCGCACCCTGAACCTTACAAATTATTTATCGATAAAGATAACTGCATTCGCGAAAACTCAGTACTTGAAGGTTACGCTAAATTGCGCCCGGTATTTGATCGCAAGCACGGCTCTGTTACGGCGGCTAACTCAACACCATTAACCGATGGCGCGGCGGCGATTTTATTAATGCGTGAAGGCCGTGCAAAAGAGCTTGGTTATCAACCGCTTGGTTATATTAAGAGCTTTGGATTTGCCGCTATTGACGTATGGGAAGATATGCTCATGGGGCCAAGTTATGCGACACCGTTAGCACTTAAACGCGCGGGTATGGAGCTTAAAGATTTAGATCTCATTGAAATGCACGAAGCATTTGCCGCACAAGCATTGGCGAATATGAAGATGTTTGGTTCGAAAAAGTTTGCCAATGAGAAATTAGGCCAAGATCACGCGATTGGTGATATCGATATGAGCAAGTTTAACGTGATGGGCGGCTCACTAGCTTATGGTCACCCATTTGCCGCGACCGGCGCGCGTTTAATTACTCAAACACTTAACGAATTAAATCGCCGTGGTGGCGGTGTTGGTTTAACCACAGCATGTGCAGCAGGTGGTTTAGGTGCAGCTATGATTGTGGAGACAGCATAA